The Pelagibaculum spongiae genome has a segment encoding these proteins:
- a CDS encoding AI-2E family transporter has translation MGQPVHFQGLTRVLLPAACFVVVVAGMKAAAPVLVTFLLSVFIAVMSAPCLFWMQRRGVPSAIAVTGLLAGVVVVGGGLVAVVAGNLTVFYKKLPFYQQRIQDEASGIIDLLEKYGIDPPGLDQVKDQIDPSGIMDLVAQVLTGLGGVFTNAFLILLTVIFILFEASSLPKKIHFALENAHTTLDGFDRFTTGVNRYLAIKGIVSLMTGVFITGWLMFIGVDHAILWGLLAALLNFVPNIGSIIAAVPAVLLAFIQLGGSEALFAAFGYVLVNLVMGNVVEPRWMGRGLGLSTLIVFLSLVFWGWVLGPVGMLLSVPLTMIVKIALESNPQTLWMAIMLGGDPDEELQVEGKELSMVLAQHNGSTNEDASFEDKPLSNQSPDENNPSD, from the coding sequence GTGGGTCAGCCGGTACATTTTCAAGGGTTAACCAGAGTGCTATTGCCTGCTGCATGTTTTGTAGTGGTAGTCGCCGGAATGAAGGCGGCGGCACCGGTATTGGTGACTTTTTTACTCTCAGTTTTTATTGCCGTGATGAGCGCACCTTGTTTGTTTTGGATGCAACGTAGAGGGGTGCCTTCTGCCATTGCTGTGACTGGCTTGTTGGCCGGGGTCGTGGTGGTCGGTGGTGGTCTGGTTGCTGTAGTCGCGGGTAATTTGACTGTTTTTTATAAGAAATTACCCTTCTATCAGCAGCGAATTCAGGATGAAGCATCGGGCATTATTGACCTGTTGGAAAAGTACGGTATCGATCCTCCCGGGTTGGATCAGGTAAAAGATCAAATTGATCCTTCAGGCATTATGGATTTGGTCGCTCAAGTCTTGACTGGTCTTGGTGGTGTATTTACCAATGCTTTTCTGATTCTGCTAACAGTGATTTTTATTTTGTTTGAAGCTTCTAGCTTGCCTAAAAAAATTCACTTTGCTTTAGAGAATGCCCATACCACGTTGGATGGTTTTGATCGTTTTACTACCGGTGTTAATCGCTATTTGGCGATTAAGGGAATTGTCAGTTTAATGACAGGGGTGTTTATTACCGGCTGGTTGATGTTTATTGGTGTTGATCACGCCATATTGTGGGGCTTGCTGGCAGCATTATTGAATTTCGTTCCTAATATCGGCTCGATCATTGCGGCGGTGCCTGCAGTGTTATTGGCATTTATTCAACTGGGTGGCAGTGAAGCGCTATTTGCTGCTTTCGGTTATGTGCTGGTTAACCTTGTAATGGGTAATGTGGTAGAACCACGCTGGATGGGCCGAGGCCTTGGCTTATCGACATTAATTGTGTTTCTGTCTTTGGTTTTCTGGGGTTGGGTATTAGGTCCGGTGGGCATGTTGTTATCGGTACCACTTACCATGATTGTTAAAATTGCCTTGGAAAGTAACCCGCAAACGCTGTGGATGGCGATTATGCTTGGCGGTGACCCGGATGAAGAGCTGCAAGTTGAGGGTAAAGAGCTATCGATGGTGTTAGCCCAGCACAATGGATCGACCAACGAAGACGCTTCGTTTGAAGACAAGCCTTTATCTAATCAATCTCCGGATGAAAATAACCCTTCAGATTAA
- a CDS encoding DUF4442 domain-containing protein: MKLSPKTLKRLLNFYPPYIGAGIKIEHISNDWSELQVSMSLRWYNRNAVGTHFGGSLYSMVDPHVMLLLMQLLGKKYFVWDKSAHIDFIKPGKGKVTAIIKISAADLEDIKQKTENGEKYLPEFKVEVRDQENNLVALATKTLYIKKKPTD; this comes from the coding sequence ATGAAACTCTCCCCTAAAACCCTCAAGCGCTTGCTCAATTTTTACCCGCCCTATATTGGCGCAGGTATAAAAATTGAGCATATCTCGAATGACTGGTCGGAACTTCAGGTCTCAATGAGCCTACGCTGGTATAACCGAAACGCCGTTGGAACGCATTTTGGCGGTAGTCTTTACTCGATGGTTGATCCCCACGTCATGCTATTGTTAATGCAGCTGTTGGGGAAAAAGTACTTTGTTTGGGACAAATCAGCTCATATCGATTTTATTAAGCCTGGCAAAGGTAAAGTCACTGCAATCATTAAAATTTCTGCTGCAGACCTTGAAGACATTAAACAAAAAACCGAAAACGGCGAAAAGTATTTACCTGAATTTAAAGTGGAAGTTCGAGATCAGGAAAATAATCTGGTCGCGCTGGCTACAAAAACACTTTATATAAAGAAAAAGCCAACTGACTAG
- a CDS encoding GAF domain-containing protein, translated as MPPLIKHRQYWQAEVDGLAITTGLHSILIMESLPDTMKVIVANSAQSIYSQDDQGSKSAQEGCHNLYCERVVNTGTPLFVADTSVDKEWQGNEDLVKFGLGTYYGVPLRQEGKVVGTVCALHPESFDFEAGSTSAKDRILALQAKIESDLAH; from the coding sequence ATGCCTCCATTAATAAAACACCGTCAATACTGGCAAGCAGAGGTTGATGGCTTGGCAATAACAACTGGCCTTCACTCAATTTTAATCATGGAATCACTACCAGATACCATGAAGGTTATTGTTGCCAATAGCGCTCAGTCAATTTATTCTCAAGACGACCAAGGCTCCAAGAGCGCTCAAGAAGGCTGCCATAACCTCTACTGTGAGCGAGTCGTTAATACCGGAACGCCTTTGTTTGTTGCTGATACATCAGTAGATAAAGAATGGCAAGGCAATGAAGATCTAGTGAAATTTGGCCTAGGTACTTACTACGGTGTTCCGCTTCGTCAAGAAGGGAAAGTCGTCGGTACGGTGTGTGCACTGCACCCTGAGAGTTTTGACTTCGAAGCCGGCAGTACCAGCGCTAAAGATCGTATTCTGGCGCTACAGGCTAAAATTGAAAGCGATTTAGCCCATTAA
- a CDS encoding bile acid:sodium symporter family protein, with product MGEFYVANEYWFSVFQLVTAMVGMGATLTPKDFKELLIEPKAVSSGTTIQLFVVPLLAFVFIWGFGIAGGIAIGIALIAAVPGGSTSNIFTHFARGNIALSIAITAVTTLACLITTPLILEFLISHDMPADFIMPRAQIMKEIALTLLLPLALGMLYLRVLPNSAKALSKWSVRISLFGLLMIVVGASASGRLDLEAFGFTNVGLIVVFILSMALVSWLISWGLLKLSHGDAIAVDMEVVVRNINLGFMLKALLFPAVLGKTDPIGDMVLLTLLLYGGLQIFAAAGLIGLRRYTGKKISRQVA from the coding sequence ATGGGTGAATTTTACGTCGCAAATGAATATTGGTTTTCGGTGTTTCAATTAGTTACTGCAATGGTCGGCATGGGTGCCACCTTAACGCCGAAAGACTTTAAAGAGTTGTTAATAGAACCAAAAGCAGTGTCTAGCGGTACCACTATTCAATTATTTGTGGTTCCTTTGTTGGCCTTTGTTTTTATCTGGGGTTTTGGTATCGCAGGCGGTATCGCGATTGGTATTGCTCTGATAGCGGCAGTGCCCGGCGGCTCGACTTCGAATATCTTCACTCACTTTGCCCGAGGCAATATTGCACTTTCAATTGCTATCACGGCGGTCACGACCCTAGCCTGTTTGATCACCACCCCGCTCATTCTAGAATTTTTGATCAGCCATGATATGCCTGCTGATTTTATTATGCCCAGAGCGCAAATAATGAAGGAGATAGCTTTAACGCTACTACTGCCATTAGCACTCGGTATGTTGTATTTACGCGTGCTACCTAACTCAGCAAAAGCCTTATCCAAATGGTCTGTGCGTATTTCACTGTTCGGTTTATTAATGATTGTGGTTGGCGCTTCGGCCTCTGGTCGATTAGATTTAGAAGCTTTTGGCTTCACTAATGTTGGTTTAATTGTGGTGTTTATTTTAAGCATGGCATTGGTCAGCTGGTTGATTTCCTGGGGTCTACTGAAATTATCACATGGTGACGCTATCGCGGTGGATATGGAAGTCGTGGTGCGCAACATTAACCTCGGATTTATGCTCAAGGCTTTATTGTTTCCGGCAGTGCTTGGGAAAACCGATCCAATTGGGGATATGGTGTTGTTAACCTTACTGCTCTACGGTGGTTTACAGATTTTTGCAGCCGCCGGTTTGATTGGTTTAAGGCGATATACCGGCAAGAAAATAAGTCGGCAGGTTGCTTAA
- a CDS encoding M23 family metallopeptidase gives MHFQPPLNQSIKRALRWSNIRKHLVDPPKQFVSVASFPAINEPYRSLMKYWLPGILLLIVLTGLIPAEEMNIPVKGATKADWNHKTFWYGPWGSSGVHKGIDIFGLRDQPVVAATAGLVVSVRNLSKGGKVVYVLGPKWRIHYYAHLNSQMVFVGQWLSPGEVIGSLGDSGNAAGKPPHLHYSIMSLLPMPWRITFETQGWKKMFYLSPHKKLINLKK, from the coding sequence GTGCACTTTCAACCACCACTAAATCAATCTATCAAGCGCGCACTGCGCTGGTCGAACATCCGAAAACATTTGGTTGATCCGCCAAAACAGTTTGTGTCTGTTGCTTCATTTCCAGCTATTAATGAGCCATATCGATCACTGATGAAGTATTGGTTGCCGGGTATCTTGTTGTTGATTGTTCTTACTGGATTGATTCCTGCAGAAGAAATGAACATTCCAGTTAAAGGTGCAACCAAAGCGGATTGGAACCATAAAACCTTTTGGTATGGGCCTTGGGGTAGTTCTGGTGTTCACAAGGGAATCGATATCTTCGGTTTGCGTGATCAACCGGTGGTGGCTGCAACAGCAGGGCTGGTAGTGAGTGTTCGAAATTTAAGCAAGGGTGGCAAGGTAGTGTATGTATTAGGACCTAAGTGGCGAATACATTATTACGCACATTTGAATAGCCAAATGGTATTTGTCGGGCAGTGGTTGTCGCCAGGTGAAGTAATTGGTTCTTTAGGTGATAGTGGAAATGCGGCAGGAAAGCCACCGCATTTACACTATTCAATTATGAGCTTGCTTCCTATGCCTTGGCGGATAACTTTTGAAACCCAAGGTTGGAAGAAAATGTTTTATCTAAGTCCACATAAAAAATTAATTAATCTAAAAAAATAG
- a CDS encoding NTP transferase domain-containing protein produces MNKINTSCLIMAAGKSSRMLNSSIGQWKMNLPLDLQHPDKTVLDFSLENALQACQKVILVAGFQAEQLLEKYADDGRIELVVNAEFAKGMAGSIQCGLNVIEHDHCFISHGDMPFITPEIYHHLWRFWRQQLTAEVIFPQYRNRLGHPVLISRKLFSAIAEINTTTESPVEKIRPILQPFPTAHLALEQAMSPSQAKGILLDIDTPDAYQAALQWYQQIQSIS; encoded by the coding sequence ATGAATAAAATTAATACCAGCTGCCTAATTATGGCGGCGGGCAAATCCAGTCGAATGCTTAACTCCAGTATTGGCCAATGGAAAATGAATTTGCCGCTGGACTTGCAGCATCCGGATAAAACGGTGTTGGATTTTTCGTTGGAAAATGCACTGCAAGCCTGTCAGAAAGTTATTCTGGTGGCAGGTTTTCAAGCAGAGCAATTGTTGGAAAAATATGCTGATGACGGGCGAATTGAACTGGTGGTTAATGCTGAATTTGCAAAGGGCATGGCGGGATCGATCCAATGTGGGTTGAATGTAATTGAACATGATCATTGTTTTATCAGCCATGGTGATATGCCTTTTATAACACCAGAAATTTACCATCACTTATGGCGGTTTTGGCGACAGCAGCTAACAGCTGAAGTTATTTTCCCTCAATATCGAAATCGCTTAGGTCACCCGGTGCTGATTTCACGAAAATTGTTTTCTGCAATTGCTGAAATTAATACCACGACTGAGTCGCCAGTTGAGAAAATCCGCCCCATATTGCAACCGTTTCCGACCGCACATTTAGCACTTGAACAAGCGATGTCGCCATCACAAGCCAAGGGCATTTTGCTCGATATAGATACGCCGGATGCTTATCAGGCAGCGTTGCAGTGGTATCAACAGATTCAAAGTATCAGTTGA
- the yqeC gene encoding selenium cofactor biosynthesis protein YqeC, which yields MLDQHNSNWVTQPLSQLIPQLGWDKKSQIIAICGAGGKTSLMHKMGSYLSQQDLNVLLTTTTKIYRPCRHKANHLPDNFQLITDKSNTSLAQKLRDNFVNQNDNNTQNTAQNDNQGSLTIAALEPVAGSMAAMHNKLCGISTELPTRLIEQKLFDIVIVEADGAARKPLKAPSGQEPIIPTGTNLVIGLSGWEGLSQPISNQLVHRLDQFCQLTGLAPGEYVSPNALEKLILSPEGLFQNRPPKAKCCWLINQADNQQQQQQAAELAQTLATRANDFGADWLSVILAGSLQQDALFIR from the coding sequence ATGTTAGATCAGCATAATAGTAATTGGGTAACTCAACCCTTGTCGCAGCTCATACCTCAGCTCGGCTGGGATAAAAAATCACAAATTATTGCGATATGCGGTGCCGGTGGTAAAACCAGCCTAATGCACAAAATGGGCAGTTATCTATCACAACAAGATTTGAATGTTTTACTCACCACCACCACAAAAATCTATCGCCCTTGCCGGCATAAAGCTAATCACTTGCCCGATAACTTCCAGCTGATCACTGATAAATCCAATACCAGTTTGGCGCAGAAGCTTCGTGATAATTTCGTCAATCAAAATGATAACAATACTCAAAATACTGCTCAAAATGACAATCAAGGCAGCCTAACAATTGCCGCACTGGAACCCGTCGCTGGGTCTATGGCGGCCATGCATAACAAACTTTGTGGTATTTCAACCGAACTACCTACTCGGCTGATTGAGCAAAAACTGTTTGATATCGTCATAGTTGAAGCCGATGGTGCGGCAAGAAAGCCACTAAAAGCCCCTTCAGGTCAAGAACCAATAATCCCTACTGGCACAAATCTTGTAATTGGATTATCAGGCTGGGAAGGATTATCGCAACCGATCAGTAATCAGCTGGTTCACCGGCTGGATCAATTCTGCCAACTGACAGGTCTAGCGCCCGGTGAATATGTTAGCCCTAATGCCCTAGAAAAATTAATCCTTAGCCCAGAAGGCCTTTTTCAGAACAGACCACCCAAAGCCAAATGTTGCTGGTTGATTAATCAGGCAGATAATCAACAACAGCAACAACAGGCTGCCGAATTAGCACAAACACTGGCAACTCGTGCTAATGATTTCGGCGCCGACTGGCTTTCGGTGATCCTAGCAGGATCACTGCAGCAGGATGCTTT